The genomic region TACCTGTGCTTCATCAGAAATATCGCAATGTGTATAATCAACTTGGTCCTTTAGCTCTTTTTCTTCAGAAATATCCGCTACAGAAACGTTAAAACCTCTCTTTAAAAGCTCTTTGACCAAATAGTGTCCTAAAAAACCAAAGCCTCCAAAAACCAGTACATTTTTCATTCCTTGATATTAGATTTTAAAAGTTCCATTTGTTCTCTAGCCTTATCTCCCAAAAAGAAAAAATCCAAACTAAAGGCCAAGAAGTTATAATGCATATCCAACTTATCCACAACCTTTTTATAATCTGATTCGATAACATGGAAACCTAAGTTTTTGGATTTTTCCAATGTAATCTTATCTATTCTTGCAAGAACCTCCTTCACATCATCGTCATAAAACATTCCAGGTTTTCCCATAGATGCCGAAAGATCATAGGGGCCTACAATGATGCCGTCAATACCTTCAACATCCAAAATTTCCGCTAAGTTGTTTACCCCTTCTATATGCTCTATTTGAGCTATTACAACAGATTCATCCTGAACCCACTTATTATACTCGGTAAAAGCGATACCGTAATGCTGTGCTCTAGAAAGGCCCACACCCCTGGTGCCATGTGGTGGATATTTTACCCAAGAAACGGCTTGCTTTGCCTCTTCCGCATTCTTGACCATGGGCACTATAATGCCATTTGCACCAGCATCCATTACGCGTTTTATTATTACTTCTTCATTCTTGCTGACCCTTACCAGGGCTTCCATTTGATTCGCCTGTACATGGCCAACCAAGTTTTGTAAAGTAGCGATGTCTATAGCGGAATGTTCCAAATCTACGGTAAGCCATTCAAAACCTGCTGATGACATTATCTCGATTACGGATTGGTGTGGTATGGTCAACCACGACCCTAATGATAATTCTCTTTTTTTGAGCTTTTCTTTTAAATTGCTTTTAGTGTGCAAAAAGTTTTTCATCTATTTTAATTACAATTTTTTAATAGTTTCGGTAGTACCATCTAATGCATGTTGACATCCGTGAATGTCTTGTGGAAAGAAAACAGCCATTTTACCTGGCATTAAGCGTAAATCTAAATTTGATTTCTTTGCGCCCTTGTAAAATTCACAATCAGTTTTGCTATCATATGGCGATATTATCTCTACCTCGGAATTATCGTATATGCTAATACCTTCTCCCCCTTCTAATACTATCTGTTTATCAACTTCTCTTATGTGCGATTCAATAATTGTCGGGTCGATCTTTGTTTCATAACTCATTACTTTATAATAGCAAGAATCGTTTATGCTGTACTCTCCGTTTGGCGTATTCACAGAAATTTCTGAAAGG from Costertonia aggregata harbors:
- a CDS encoding YhcH/YjgK/YiaL family protein, giving the protein MIYDDIDNWEKYFNTTGIFREVFDTLSEISVNTPNGEYSINDSCYYKVMSYETKIDPTIIESHIREVDKQIVLEGGEGISIYDNSEVEIISPYDSKTDCEFYKGAKKSNLDLRLMPGKMAVFFPQDIHGCQHALDGTTETIKKL
- a CDS encoding HpcH/HpaI aldolase family protein; its protein translation is MKNFLHTKSNLKEKLKKRELSLGSWLTIPHQSVIEIMSSAGFEWLTVDLEHSAIDIATLQNLVGHVQANQMEALVRVSKNEEVIIKRVMDAGANGIIVPMVKNAEEAKQAVSWVKYPPHGTRGVGLSRAQHYGIAFTEYNKWVQDESVVIAQIEHIEGVNNLAEILDVEGIDGIIVGPYDLSASMGKPGMFYDDDVKEVLARIDKITLEKSKNLGFHVIESDYKKVVDKLDMHYNFLAFSLDFFFLGDKAREQMELLKSNIKE